The Arachis ipaensis cultivar K30076 chromosome B07, Araip1.1, whole genome shotgun sequence genome includes a window with the following:
- the LOC107607505 gene encoding uncharacterized protein LOC107607505: protein MTRRVSNFSDLIQRVTANWFLHPLAVGRYNATGRDKENNSSPSETEKNRYEEEGEEESSDEDEEVFEDEENDEEFFQEEKMVGARVLKVKQMESIMEEVFETVSSLKRAYVSLQEAHSPWDPERMRVADMAVVAELRKLTMLRERFRQSSDGGRKQRKKRRGNRGGGGVSLREVVAPYEAMMDFNGANSLKT from the coding sequence ATGACGAGAAGGGTTTCCAACTTCTCCGATCTGATCCAGCGAGTCACCGCAAACTGGTTCCTCCACCCTCTCGCCGTCGGGAGGTACAATGCGACCGGCAGGGACAAGGAAAATAACTCGTCACCGAGCGAGACTGAGAAAAATAGGtacgaagaagaaggagaagaggaaagcAGCGACGAAGACGAAGAAGTGTTCGAGGATGAGGAGAATGACGAGGAGTTCTTTCAAGAAGAGAAAATGGTAGGAGCAAGGGTTTTGAAGGTGAAGCAAATGGAATCGATAATGGAAGAAGTTTTTGAAACAGTGTCGTCACTGAAGAGAGCTTACGTTAGCCTCCAGGAGGCACATTCCCCATGGGACCCGGAGAGGATGAGGGTTGCTGACATGGCAGTGGTGGCGGAGCTCAGGAAGCTTACAATGTTGAGGGAGCGGTTCCGCCAGAGCTCCGACGGCGgcagaaaacagaggaaaaagAGGAGAGGAAATAGAGGCGGTGGTGGCGTGTCGCTGAGGGAGGTGGTGGCGCCATACGAGGCGATGATGGACTTCAATGGAGCGAACTCTCTAAAAACATGA
- the LOC107607507 gene encoding uncharacterized protein LOC107607507, producing the protein MEDRLVKDVGQQRDANAAATLQAVQRLGQLAGNGNGDGIRNSNTEGNGDNMGAAPMTLDTFLKVHLPSFRGSTNPTEADNWFQAMERVLQAEHVLNNQYVEFDAYQLLGEAQHWWQGECRLLQLQNADIHWDVFQTAFYKKGLKDNIMTVVAPLEIRIFSDLVNKARVVEEYVKTVASSKDTHGGNTSRGRGKYFQASGQNFKKGGHAPQGQGGFRKNTYYQYQRGKGRGNQSKVSPDLICDHCGHFHPYDSCKISICGCFNCGLPGHIARDCTRGKKANAEARSNSVVRDCSEVFPEDIIEFPPQNEIEFVIELVLGAGPVSIVPYRMAPIELAELKAQLEELLNKRFIRQSVSP; encoded by the exons atggaggataggttggtgaaggatGTGGGACAGCAGAGAGAT GCaaatgctgctgcgactctgcaagctgtgcagaggttaggccaactAGCCGGAAATGGAAACGGAGATGGAATTAGGAACAGTAATACGGAAGGAAATGGTGATAACATGGGAGCTGCTCCGATGACCTTGGatacttttctcaaggttcatcTGCCAAGTTTCAGAGGTTCAACCAACCCTACAGAAGCGGATaattggtttcaggccatggagcgtgTGTTACAAGCAGAGCATGTTCTGAACAACCAGTATGTAGAGTTTGATGCGTATCAGCTTTTGGGAGAGGctcagcattggtggcaaggagaatGCCGCTTGCTCCAGCTTCAGAATGCCGATATCCATTGGGATGTATTCCAAACGgctttctacaagaa GGGCTTGAAGGATAATATCATGACTGTTGTGGCTCCTTTGGAGATTCGTATTTTCTCCGATCTGGTGAATAAAGCGAGAGTTGTTGAGGAATATGTAAAGACGGTAGCCTCGTCAAAGGACACTCATGGAGGAAACACTAGTCGGGGACGTGGCAAGTACTTTCAGGCAAGTGGTCAGAATTTCAAGAAAGGAGGACATGCACCTCAAGGTCAAGGAGGCTTTAGAAAGAACACCTATTATCAGTACCAGCGTGGCAAAGGGAGAGGAAATCAGAGTAAGGTTTCTCCAGATTTAATTTGTGATCATTGTGGACATTTTCATCCATATGACTCTTGTAAGATTAGTATATGTGGTTGCTTCAACTGTGGTTTGCCTGGTCATATTGCGAGAGATTGCACTCGTGGGAAGAAGGCAAATGCGG AAGCTAGATCAAATTCGGTAGTTAGAGATTGTTCGGAGGTGTTCCCGGAAGATATTATTGAGTTTCCACCTCAAAATGAGATTGAATTTGTGATTGAATTGGTGTTGGGAGCCGGACCAGTGTCGATTGTGCCCTATcgaatggctccgatagagctggctGAACTAAAggctcagttggaagagcttctgaacaagaggtttATTCGACAGAGTGTATCTCCGTAG